Within the Bacteroidia bacterium genome, the region AATACGGCCGATGAGATTGAACCCTGGATCACAGATCTGGCCCGGCTTACCGCTCCCTTCGGGAAATTTTCAATTCTGGGGAATCACGATTATGGTGATTACGTACCCTGGGAAAGCCCGGAAGCCAAAGCGAAGAATTTTCTTACCCTTCATGAACACCACCGTTCCATGGGCTTCCGGCTACTGATGAACGAACACATTCCCATCCGGAAGGACGGGCATGAACTATCGCTGATTGGCGTAGAGAACTGGGGGGTAGGTTTTCATCAGAAGGGAGACCTGAAAACCGCATTATCCGATGTGGATCCTGGCGCATTCAAGCTCCTTCTATCCCATGACCCTTCACACTGGGAAGCAGAAGTGATGGGTCATGATCATCACATCCATCTTACACTTTCCGGTCATACACACGGTATGCAATTCGGAGTAGAGATAGGCAAGTTCAAATGGAGTCCGGTGAAATACCGTTACGGCCGATGGGCAGGATTATACAGCGAATCAGGCCGCTACCTGTACATCAACCGCGGATTCGGTTTCATTGGATTTCCGGGCCGGGTAGGTATATGGCCGGAGATCACACAGATCGTACTGCGAAAGAAAAAATAAAGCCGGAATCTACTCTGTTACCGGAACATCCTGCTCCACCGTCTTCTTCCGGTCGCCAAATTTAATTTTCACATGCACGCCACCAACCACAGGGGCAGAAATGGAACTGTCGTAGCCAACACCATAGAGGAAATAATCACCCCGTTTCAGTCCTTCAAAATGGTAATGCGCGTCCGTAAGGTCGGCAGTTGTTGACGCATCATACTTCGACACATCGCTGCCGGGAAAATCCTTCGCTCCGTATTTAATATATACAGTGGCTCCCGGTATGAGAAGATCGTGGTGCTTTACACTACCCATGATCTGAGCATTTCCGCCCGTTCCTTCCTTAGAACATGCCGTTAGAAGGAGTGCTATGGCAGCCATCGCCGCTATGATAATATTCTTTGCCATCATTTCTATTTTGGTTAAAGTTAAGCTTCTTTTAAAAGAAATCAAAACCAACCAGGATCAATGGTTTCTGTGATGCCCTTTTCCGTAATATAAGCAGTGATCAGACGGGCCGGAGTAATGTCGAATGCCGGGTTGAATACGGGAGAATCCGGCGAAGCCACGCGGATACGTCTGATGGTTCCGGTTTCATCCGGACCAGACTGCATGGTTACTTCCTCCTCTCCCCTCTCTTCAATCACGATCCCCTCGCCTGTTGCTGTTTGCTTATCGAACGTGGAAACAGGGGCGGCAACATAAAAAGGGATACCATATTCCCGCGCGATGATTGCTTTTTCCAGTGTGCCGATTTTGTTCGCGGTATCGCCGTTTGCCGCCACACGGTCGGCACCTACGATAACGAGATCAATTTTACCGGCAGCCGCATAAAATGCAAAAGCGTTGTCAGGAATAATAGCATGTGGGATCCCTTCGTTCTTCAACTCCCAGGCAGTGAGTCGTGCACCCTGTCCACGCGGTCTTGTTTCATCCACAAATACAAACACCTTCTTCCCTGAGGCGTGCGCAGCATATACCGGAGAAAGCGCAGACCCGTGATCCACAAAAGCCAGCCATCCGGCATTGCAGTGTGTGGCTAACCTGCAACCATCCCGTATGAGTTCTGATCCGATCTTACCGATCTCACGGCAGGCGTCGGCATCCTCCTTGGCAATCGCGTTGGCTGCTGCAAGTGCGCCAACGGTGCCCGCATCGAAGACACGCTGAACCGCGTAAAAAAGATTTTGCGCCGTAGGCCGGGCCGATTCAATAAGGGATTTTGCCGCTTGAATATACCCGCTGTTTCCTCCCTGTTCGTGAAAAGCCTGAGCCATTGCATACCCGGCAGCAGCACCAATCGCTCCGGCCCCCCGGACATTCATGTTCCGGATAGCCCCTACTGTTTCACGATGATTCCTGCATTCCAGGATCCGGAATTGAAAAGGGAGCAACTCCTGGTCGATAAGGAAAACCGAATTTCCCTCCATCCATACCGTACGGTAAGAGTGCCCGTTTACCTTCATCAGATCACCCGTTCATTACCTCCGTCTACCGGTATTTGCGCGCCGGTAGTTTTGGAAAACAGGGTACCGGCCATGGCCACAACCATTGAAGCCACATCAGAAGCCGTGATCACCGTTTTCAGAATATTATTCTTTCTGTATTCCTCTGCCGTCATTCCGTATTTTTCCGCTCGTTCCTTCAGCACCTGTTCATTCCAAACGCCGGTATCGAAAACCGCATTAGGATGAACCATATTCACCCGAATACCCGAGGAACCGAGTTCGAGAGCCGCCACCCGTCCGAGCTGAGTGAGAGCCGCCTTTGCAACAGAATAGGCACCGGCACCGGGACCCGGTGCGGGTACATTTTTTGATCCGGTAAGGATTACCGCCGGGTCTATGCCTTTTCGCAGATACGGAATACATATCCTTAGCAACCGCATCTGTGCATTCAGATTAACCTCCATGCTCTGTTGCCACAGGTTCTCCTGCATTGCATCCAGTTCCATGCCGGAAGTAAAGATGCCTGCATTGCTCACCAGTACATCCAGACCTCCGAAGGCACTCACTGCCGCTTCAACAGCCTGCTGCAACTGATCGGCTTTTGTTACATCGCAGCAGATTTCCTTTACATCCGGCCGGTTGAATTTTCCGTTCACAGCCGGATTGATATCCAGTGCCGCTATCGCGGCGCCCTGCCGGAGACATTGTTCCACCACAGCCGCACCGATTCCCGAAGCGGCTCCTGTAACCAGGATGATCTTTCCTGAAAGAGGCGGCAGCGCCGCTCTCTTCTTCAGTTTAGCCTGCTCCAGCTCCCAGTATTCTATTTCAAACAGCTCCCTTTCAGGAAGAGCCTTGTAACCTCCAAGTATTTCCGCCTTCAGAATAGCAGGAACAGTCTGCTTTACAATGTCCGCCACCACGGCAGCGTCGTGGTAGCGACGCCCGAATGCCAGTGTTCCGCGATGTTTCCATATAGCCCAGCGGGGTGCCGGATCCAGGCATTGGAGTCCCTCCGACTTATTGCGGTTGAAATACTCCCGGTAGTCTGCAACATACTTCTCCAGATCGCTGATGCTATCTTCCCCCAGTATCGCTGGAATTTTCTTGGTTCGTATGATATGATCAGGAGTAAGAGGACCTTTTGCAGCGATTTCCTGGAGGTTCTTTACAGAACTCAGCACCAGCGATTCCATTTCTTTTCCTGCGAGGGCGAAAACCGGCCCGCCAGAAAGCTCTGATACCTTCTTGCGTACGGATGCCAGTTGCAGGAGATCTGTTCCGGGCAGAGGCACGGAGGCCGTAAGAGGTGCATGCTTCAGCAGGTACTCCTCTGCCGTGTTCACCATACTGATCATTCTGGAATACGCACTTTTGGCGGAGTCATCAAAGGTAAATACACCGTGCTGCAGCAGGATCAGACCATGATAATCCGACAGGTTCTTTCCCCGGATTACTTCCCGGATTTTCTGCGAGAGGATAAAACCAGGTTTCACATACGGAACAAACAGAAATTCTTTTCCGAACAATTCCCGCAGAATACTTTCTCCATTAACAGAATTGGAAATTGTCACCACCGCATCAGCATGCGTATGATCTACATAGCGAAACGGGAGAATAGCATGAACCACAGCTTCGATAGAAGGATCCGGTGCGGAAGGATTGGTCATGGCCGTGCGTTGCACCCTAACCATATCCGTATCGGAGACCGAGGGAAGTTCTGCCAGTTTCAGCAACACCTCCATTCGGACAGGAGCGAAGCCCGTTTCAGAAATACCGGCCAGATCATGTCCTGATCCTTTTACATAGAGAATGTCTTCCTCCCTGCCGAAAAAATCCGTTTCGCGGATTTTAACGGAAGTATTTCCTCCGCCGTGAAGCACCAAAGAAGATTCACTGCCCAACAGGCGGGAAGTATACACCCGCTGTGCCAGCGCTCCCTTGAAAAGGGAAGCCTCCTGCTCAGACCATCTGTTCTTCATGTGCGCTGTGTGAACAACGGTATTTCGTGTGTAATTCTCAAAAGCTGGTGGGCCCAGCAGGACTTGAACCTGCGACCAACGGATTATGAGTCCGCTGCTCTAACCAACTGAGCTATGGGCCCTTTATTAAAAGAGGAGCGAAATTATATATTTGCCGTCATCCGTACAATGAAACAGAGCTGATCCGTTTAGCGTATTTCCTGGCAAAGTTCGATCAGCACACCTCCCGTTTCTTTCGGATGGAGAAAGCAGATCAGCTTATTATCAGCCCCTTTCTTCGGCTCTTCACTCAAGAGGGTAAAGCCTTCACGGCTCAGGCGCTTCATTTCCTCACGTATATCTTCCACCTCAAAGGCGATATGGTGTATTCCTTCTCCCCGCTTCTGAACAAACTTTGCGATTGGACTTCCAGGGCCGGTAGCTTCCAGCAGCTCTACTTTACTGTCTCCGGTCTGATAAAAGGAAGTGCGGACCTGCTCTGATTCCACCTGCTCTGTTTTATAGGGGGCTCTTCCCAGCAGTTTCGTGAACAGCATGTTCGCATTTTCCAGACTGGCCACTGCAATCCCTATGTGTTCTATTTTTTTCATCCGAAAGTGTTTAAAAAAAATCCCCTTCGCGGATAACGAAGGGGATGGCTGACGATGCGCGTCGTTTATTTCTTCTTAATGAACTCGGTGGTTGTATTATCATAATTCAGATAATACACATCCGCTTTCAGGTTGGAAACATCCACCTTCGCTCCGTATCCCTTCTTAACCATGTTTCCGAATTTGTCAAATATTTCATACATGGTTTCCCCGCCTTCAAAAATCAGGAAGTCTTTTGTCTTGAGTGTATTGCACTTTATCTGCGCAATGTTGGAAGTGAAGGTCACAGGGCGTGAGTAGCGCGGAGTGGAAGTATAATCAACCTGCTTGATGCGTACTTTATTTTCACCGTAGTGGGGAGATACTTTAAAAGAATAGGAATTTTCACCGGGTGTACCGATGCCATCCACTTCACCTACTTTAACCCATTTGTTCCAGCGATACTGCTCAACAATAAAAGGAAGTTTCCCTTGTTCTCCCTTTGTCTTCCACTTGATGGTTCCGTCCGGGTCGGAGGTCATGGTAGTTACCTCATACGTGCTCTTGGGCTTCAGCACTTCCGGATTAAGCACTTTGGGCTTGCAGTCATCCTTGTGTTCAATCTTCACCTCTACCTTATCCCCGATTTTGAGCTGATGATTTGTGAAATCAATCTCGAAGGCGCTGGAGTTATATTCATCCGTAGTAACTGAACCATTCACCAACACTTTGGTTACGCAGAAACCCACACCGGAACCGGCGAAGGGATTCTGAACATATAGGTTCTTCCCCTGATAATTTCCTTCTATGATGATCACCCCTGCAAATGCACTGAAGCCGAAGCCTGTAAGAGCAATAAGAAGGGTAAGTCGAATAATCTTTCTCATAAATAAACGGGACCCCTTCCGGAATCCACTAAATTTTAAAGGTGCAATATTAATGACCTTCCACCAGTAAACAAACAAAAAAAGGCCTTTTTTTTAGCCCGCGTCAAAGATAAGTAATTTTATTAAATATCAGTCGATTAGGGGTAAAAAACGGGTGTTACTTTACAAGATTTCTTTGTACATTCGCAGGCTAAACCGAATTCTTCCAGACATATGTTCAGACCATTTTTCATTCTGATTTCGATCTCCGGTCTACTGGCACTTACGGCTTGTGGCCCGTCTTCCGGCAGCGGAAGAGAAGCCAAGGGAGGCAGAGTATACGGAGGAACCCTCAAACTATCTGAAACTGAGAAGTTTCAGACTTTGAACCCATTGGCTATCACGGATGTAAACTCCTCAAATATTGCCTATCAGATTTATGAAGGCTTGCTGAAATTCAATCCCAAGAATCCCTCCGAGGTTCTGCCATCACTGGCCGAGTCCTATACTATCAGCGAGGATGGGAAGGTGTACACCTTTAAGTTAAAGAAGGGCATTCATTTTCACGATGATCCCTGTTTTTCCAACGGAAAAGGCAGGGAAATCAATGCCGGAGATGTGGTTTGGTCTCTGACTCAGTTATGCACTCAAACAAGTGTAAATCAACAATTTAAGGCAACTTTTAAAGGAAAAGTAAAAGGTGCGGACGAATATTACGCATCCTCGGCAAACGGAAACATTCCCGCCGGTGGAGTATCCGGAATCAGTGCCCCCGATGCCGGCACGGTTCAGATCACCCTGAATGAGCCGCTCAGTTCCTTTAAGTACATAATGGCTTTACCCGGAACTTTTGTATTACCTAAGGAAGCCTATGAAAGGTACGGAGACAATTCCTATATAGGATCAGGGCCTTTTCTGCCTGTGAACCCTGACGCAGGCAAGGATGAGCTCATTCTTGTACGCAATGAAAATTACCACGGAACAGATTCTCTTGGAAATCAACTGCCATTTCTTGACTCTGTGGAAATCCGTTTCTATCCCACCAAAGCAAAAGAACTCGATGCCTTCATGCAGGGCAATCTGGACGTGGTATTCGGATTACCTCCTGAGCAAGTAAGTCAGATTGTTCAGAATTCCCTGGCTGCTTTCGAGAACAATCCACCGAAATACGAGCTGGTTCGCACTCCTGAACTGGAAACACAATATTATGAGATCAACACATCCCGGAAACCATTTGATGATGTGCGTGTGCGGCAGGCCTTCTGTTATGCCATTAACCGGATGAAAATATTCGAAGATATCCTCAAGGGCGAGGGGTATGGTCCCGGTCATTACGGCCTGGTGCCTCCGGCGTTCCGCAACTACGACACATCGGCAGTGAGGGGATATTCCTATAATCCGGAAAAAGCCAAGAAACTGATGGCAGACGCGGGTTTCCCCGGCGGAAAAGGATTCCCCATTGTCAAAATCGAATTAAACTCCGGTGGTGCGAAACATTCCCGAGTGGTGGAAGAGATCAAGAACCAGCTTATGGATGTTCTCAATGTGAACGTGGAATATGAAATCGTTCCCATGAAGCAAAAACTGGAAGACGCGCAATACGGGCGCGCAGATCTTTTCAGAACTGCCTGGGTGGCAGACTTCCCAAGTCCGGAAAATTTCCTTTGGACACTCTACGGCGGATCTGTTCCCGAAAAAACAGAAGATCCTTCTTATCCCAACGTTCCCAGATACAAAAGTGCTTACTACGATAGTCTTTACCTTGCCGGAGCCCATAGCGGAGATCTGAAAGAAAGTTACTCCCTTTTCGCGAAAGCCGAACGCCAAATGCTGGATGACGCACCGGTGATCATTCTCTGGTATGCGGAGAACTTCAAGTTAACGTATACTTATGTTAAAGGTTTTCATTTTAATCCCATCCGCCAGTGGAGTCTGGGTGAAGTATATTTGAAGAAGCCGTCGCCGGAGGAGGAAAAAGGCGTAAACGAACAAAAGGAGGAGAAGAATTAACCTTCCGGATGCCTGTTAAACAAAGCCCGCCGTTCATACGA harbors:
- the mtnA gene encoding S-methyl-5-thioribose-1-phosphate isomerase, producing MKVNGHSYRTVWMEGNSVFLIDQELLPFQFRILECRNHRETVGAIRNMNVRGAGAIGAAAGYAMAQAFHEQGGNSGYIQAAKSLIESARPTAQNLFYAVQRVFDAGTVGALAAANAIAKEDADACREIGKIGSELIRDGCRLATHCNAGWLAFVDHGSALSPVYAAHASGKKVFVFVDETRPRGQGARLTAWELKNEGIPHAIIPDNAFAFYAAAGKIDLVIVGADRVAANGDTANKIGTLEKAIIAREYGIPFYVAAPVSTFDKQTATGEGIVIEERGEEEVTMQSGPDETGTIRRIRVASPDSPVFNPAFDITPARLITAYITEKGITETIDPGWF
- a CDS encoding bifunctional aldolase/short-chain dehydrogenase → MKNRWSEQEASLFKGALAQRVYTSRLLGSESSLVLHGGGNTSVKIRETDFFGREEDILYVKGSGHDLAGISETGFAPVRMEVLLKLAELPSVSDTDMVRVQRTAMTNPSAPDPSIEAVVHAILPFRYVDHTHADAVVTISNSVNGESILRELFGKEFLFVPYVKPGFILSQKIREVIRGKNLSDYHGLILLQHGVFTFDDSAKSAYSRMISMVNTAEEYLLKHAPLTASVPLPGTDLLQLASVRKKVSELSGGPVFALAGKEMESLVLSSVKNLQEIAAKGPLTPDHIIRTKKIPAILGEDSISDLEKYVADYREYFNRNKSEGLQCLDPAPRWAIWKHRGTLAFGRRYHDAAVVADIVKQTVPAILKAEILGGYKALPERELFEIEYWELEQAKLKKRAALPPLSGKIILVTGAASGIGAAVVEQCLRQGAAIAALDINPAVNGKFNRPDVKEICCDVTKADQLQQAVEAAVSAFGGLDVLVSNAGIFTSGMELDAMQENLWQQSMEVNLNAQMRLLRICIPYLRKGIDPAVILTGSKNVPAPGPGAGAYSVAKAALTQLGRVAALELGSSGIRVNMVHPNAVFDTGVWNEQVLKERAEKYGMTAEEYRKNNILKTVITASDVASMVVAMAGTLFSKTTGAQIPVDGGNERVI
- the mce gene encoding methylmalonyl-CoA epimerase; translation: MKKIEHIGIAVASLENANMLFTKLLGRAPYKTEQVESEQVRTSFYQTGDSKVELLEATGPGSPIAKFVQKRGEGIHHIAFEVEDIREEMKRLSREGFTLLSEEPKKGADNKLICFLHPKETGGVLIELCQEIR
- a CDS encoding ABC transporter substrate-binding protein produces the protein MFRPFFILISISGLLALTACGPSSGSGREAKGGRVYGGTLKLSETEKFQTLNPLAITDVNSSNIAYQIYEGLLKFNPKNPSEVLPSLAESYTISEDGKVYTFKLKKGIHFHDDPCFSNGKGREINAGDVVWSLTQLCTQTSVNQQFKATFKGKVKGADEYYASSANGNIPAGGVSGISAPDAGTVQITLNEPLSSFKYIMALPGTFVLPKEAYERYGDNSYIGSGPFLPVNPDAGKDELILVRNENYHGTDSLGNQLPFLDSVEIRFYPTKAKELDAFMQGNLDVVFGLPPEQVSQIVQNSLAAFENNPPKYELVRTPELETQYYEINTSRKPFDDVRVRQAFCYAINRMKIFEDILKGEGYGPGHYGLVPPAFRNYDTSAVRGYSYNPEKAKKLMADAGFPGGKGFPIVKIELNSGGAKHSRVVEEIKNQLMDVLNVNVEYEIVPMKQKLEDAQYGRADLFRTAWVADFPSPENFLWTLYGGSVPEKTEDPSYPNVPRYKSAYYDSLYLAGAHSGDLKESYSLFAKAERQMLDDAPVIILWYAENFKLTYTYVKGFHFNPIRQWSLGEVYLKKPSPEEEKGVNEQKEEKN